The window GCGCCGGCAACCCGCCGCCCGACCAGCCCCAATTCGACGGCCTGGCCGTGGTCGAGAGTTTCCCGGTGACCGCCGGCGACGCGCGGCCCGCGTCGCTTCCGGCCGGCCGCCTGGCTTCCGGCTGGGAGGTCATCTTCAGCGAGGATTGGGAAGAAGGCTTCGACGATGACGTCTGGCTCACGCTCGACCGCAACGGCGCCCTGAACGGCGAATTTAAGTGGGGCGTGCGCGAGATCGCCAACCCGCTGGGCGGCGGCGAGCAGAGCGCCTGGTCTATCGGCGGCGGCCAGGACGGCCAGAACCACGGACTGGATGACGGCTATCCGGCCAACGTCGATTCGTGGCTCATCTATGGGCCGGTCAATATGAGCCTGGCTTACGACGCCGAACTCAGCTTCAACTACTGGTTCCAGGCCGACGCGGGCGACGAGTTCAGCGTGCTCGTCTCCAGTGACGGCGTGATCTGGGAAGGCAAGCAGACCGACGACGGCGGCACGGGCGAATGGCTCGGCCGCAACTATTCGCTGGAATCCTACGCCGGGCAGCCGGCCGTCTACTTCGCCTTCCGCTTTGCCAGCAACGAGAACGGCGACCCCAACAAGATGGCGGCCTTTGTCGATGACATTGAACTGCGGGCCGACTTCGGCAACAAACAATACCTGCCCCACATCCAGGTGCAGCCTTCGGCGACGCCCAGCGCCACACCCACCGCCACGCCTACCGCCACACCCACGCCCACCGCCACCCCGCCGTCGGGTGACTTCCGCGAGGATTTCACCACCGGCATCAGCGGCTGGGAGGGGCGGCGCACCCGCAACGGGACGACCTACTTCCTCAATCATCGCAACGATTCCGACGGCGGGCGGCAAGGCCAACTGGAGGTAATCGTCAGCAACAGCGAGGGATTCGTCATTGTATCGCCGCTGGTGGCCGCCAAGGCGCCGCCCTACAACATCGAGTTCCACGCCAAGCTGAAGGAGCCGGAAGATCGGGATATGTACGGCCTGGCCTTTGGCGGCGACTGGAACGGCGGGGCCTGCAACGCGCCGTCCTCGCCCAACTGCTTCACCCGCTACTATGAGCTGCGCGTGCAATATCGCGACTTCGGCGGCCAGCGCTTCCAGGAGATCAAGCTCAAGCGCATCGACAGCCACGACGCCAGCGGCGAACCCGTCGGCCCGACGCTGATCGACTGGAAGAAGGGCGGCAACATCCTCCCGGATGACTGGGTGGAGATCGACGTCAACGTGACCGCCGGCGGTACGATCCGCGTCATCTGGAACGGCAAATTCATTGCCGAGGCCCAGGATTCGACCTTGATCGCCCAGCCGTATTTCGGTTTGATGCTGATCACCAAGGAGAACGACGCCGCGCGCGTCAAGTACGACTACATCAAGATCGATTAATCGATTAGCGCATAGACCGGACAGGTCGGCGGAGCAATGGCCCTTCGATGCAATGGGGCCAACTCCGCCGGCCTGTCCGGTCTCACTGATCAACTCACTCTTCCCGGTCGCGCAGATGGGGGAAGAGCAGCACCTCGCGCAGCGTGCGGCTGCCGGTCAGCAGCATCGCCAGCCGGTCGACACCCATGCCGAAGCCGCCGTTGGGCGGCATCCCGTAGCGCATCGCCCGCAGGTAATCCTCATCGATGGGGTTGCGCTCCTCGTCGTCCTTGCCGAACGTGTCCTGCAGGGCCTCGAAGCGCCGCCGCTGTTCGATGGGGTCGTTCAATTCGGTGAAGGCGTTGCCCATCTCCATGCCGCCGATGAAAAACTCGAAGCGCTCCACGTGCAGCGGATCGCCGGGCACGCCCTTGGCCAGCGGCGAGATGTCGCGCGGGTAATCGGTGATGATCGTCGGCTGGATGAGACGCGGCTCCACGAAATCGCCCAGCAGGCCATCGACCAGCTTGCCCCACGGCGCGTCGGGCGGGGCGTCGCCGCCGATGCCCCTGATGGCCGCCGCCAGCGCCGGCGCGTCGGGATAATCCATATAGTCGATCTCCGCGAACTGCTTGATGGCCTCGCGCATGGTCAGACGCAGCCACGGCGCGGCCAGTTGGATGGCGTGGCCCTGGAAGGCGATCTCGGTCGCGCCCAGCACGGCCTGGGCGGCGTAGGCCACCATGCGCTCGGTGAAATCCATCACGTTGTGGTAGTCCCAGTAGGCGGCGTAGAACTCCAGTTGGGTGAACTCCGGGTTGTGCTTGAAGCTGACGCCCTCGTTGCGGAAGTCGCGGCCGATCTCGTAGACCCGCTCGATGCCGCCGACGAGCAGCCGCTTCAGATATAACTCGAACGAGATGCGCAGATATAGCTCCTGCTTGAGCTGGTTGTGGTAGGTGGTGAAGGGCCGCGCCGCCGCGCCGCCGTAGAGCGGCTGCAAGATGGGCGTCTCCACCTCCAGAAAGCCGTTGTCGTCCATGAAGCGGCGCAGGGCGCTGACCAGTTGCGCCCGCTTGCGGAAGATGTCGCGCACCTCCGGGTTCACGGCCAGGTCGGCGTAGCGCTGGCGGTAGCGCTCTTCCACGTCGGCGAAGGCGCTATAGCGCACCACCTGGCCGTCCACTTCCTGCTCCTTGGCCACCGGCAGCGGGCTGATGGCCTTGCTCAACAGCCGCCAGTCGCGCACGTGGAGGCTGACCTCGCCGGCTTTGGTGCGGAACATCTCGCCCCCGGCCTGCACGAAGTCGCCCAGATCGAGCAGCTTCCTGAAGGTGGCGTGCGCTTCCTCGCCCACGTCGTCGCGGCGCAGGAATAGCTGGAGCCGCCCCGATTCGTCGGCGATGTGGGCGAAGAGGACCTTGCCCATGTCGCGCAGGCTGACCAGACGGCCGCAGACGATGGCCGTCACCGGCTCGTCGCCGGCTTTCTCGAAGGCGGCGCTGGCCTCGGCCGCGGTGTGGCTGCGCTCGGCGCGCAAGGGATAGGGGTCGATGCCCGCGGCCTGCAACTGGGCCAGCTTGTCCAGGCGTTGTTCCTCAAGGGGGTTTGGCTGCCAACTCATGTAATCCTCCCACAAAAAAGCCCGTGAGCGCGATGGGCGCTTCACGGGCGTTGTTCCTTGCTTGTGCGGCTATCCGTCTACTCGACCCGAACCACCCGGAATTCGGTGAGGCCCCGTGGGGCATTGACGCGCACCACTTCGCCGACCTTCACGCCGACCAATACCTTGCCCAGCGGGCTTTCGTTGGAAATACGCCCGGCCACCGGATCGGCCTCCAGCGGGCCGACGAGTTGGTAGCG is drawn from Candidatus Promineifilum breve and contains these coding sequences:
- the lysS gene encoding lysine--tRNA ligase; amino-acid sequence: MSWQPNPLEEQRLDKLAQLQAAGIDPYPLRAERSHTAAEASAAFEKAGDEPVTAIVCGRLVSLRDMGKVLFAHIADESGRLQLFLRRDDVGEEAHATFRKLLDLGDFVQAGGEMFRTKAGEVSLHVRDWRLLSKAISPLPVAKEQEVDGQVVRYSAFADVEERYRQRYADLAVNPEVRDIFRKRAQLVSALRRFMDDNGFLEVETPILQPLYGGAAARPFTTYHNQLKQELYLRISFELYLKRLLVGGIERVYEIGRDFRNEGVSFKHNPEFTQLEFYAAYWDYHNVMDFTERMVAYAAQAVLGATEIAFQGHAIQLAAPWLRLTMREAIKQFAEIDYMDYPDAPALAAAIRGIGGDAPPDAPWGKLVDGLLGDFVEPRLIQPTIITDYPRDISPLAKGVPGDPLHVERFEFFIGGMEMGNAFTELNDPIEQRRRFEALQDTFGKDDEERNPIDEDYLRAMRYGMPPNGGFGMGVDRLAMLLTGSRTLREVLLFPHLRDREE